DNA sequence from the Pogoniulus pusillus isolate bPogPus1 chromosome 7, bPogPus1.pri, whole genome shotgun sequence genome:
CTCGGCTGTACTAGCGGGCAGAGAGAAGTAATAGAAGGGAGAACAGAGTTGGAGAGCAATGAAGAGGAATAAAAATTGATACATTTTTTTAAGCAGTAAAGAAGCTAATCCTGTAACCAGGGGTACATAGGTGTGCTTGATATTGTTCAAAATAGCCCAGTCAAAACCAGCTAAAACAGATTTAAAATTAATCAGGTTAACTATGTTtaagtgtcttttttttctctaacctcTTAGATTTTTATAATATTGCTTAAGCAGTATCTGCTCTGAGCACATTTTCGAAGTGTGGCTTGGAGGATAGTACTTTTCATCTGCAAAAATACAAATAAAGATGTTTCCAACTACAGTCAGATCAGTGTAGTTACTAATTCCACTTTATAAACACATCTGTTCTGCAAAAAATCCATTGTGTTGGAAACCTGCTAACTAGAAAATTTTCATTTAGTACAGGGTTGCATAAAACTTCAGCTTTGCTGGAGGAAGGCACTTTTATCAACCATAACCATCAAGTCTTGCTTATGCCTATGAAGAATAAAATTGAATTTGGCATGGTTTTAGCACATTACATTCACCAGCTGCAAATGGGGCCCTGAAGCAGGCAATTTTAAAAAGAACAAACTGTACAATGCCCCATTTCTCTGAGCAATGAATCCCAGCAGTTTAGTCACATAAACAGAATTTCACCTTCTCTTCCACTGTATGAGCCTTGCAGTgaagctttgttttcctccttacGCAATGAGACTGAGAGAAAACACTGTGCTGGTGAAGCTGGGATGTTACAATCGTTAAGCAATCTGAAAATTGCCTTTTCCTATAGACTTCATCTTCATGTTTTTTTAACAAAAGTCACCCTCCCCCATCCCCCCAAAGAAACAAGTCCCTAGTTAGAAAAATGGCTAGCACCTGACATAATTACATAGCAATTCTCTTCTTGGACTACCTAGTTGTTCCAAATAAACTTGTTTTTATTCCTGCACGTGGTCCTCAGTAAATCACTGTTCACTGTCATAGCACATCTAGTCCAGGTTACTCTTCAGAGTATGTATTCCAGACTGTTGTGTTAGCTGAGTAAGGTGGTTCTTGAGGAGCTCCTGCTTGGGGCAGATAGCCTCCCATTAGCTATAGCACTTATGGAAGAAACAGAGAGCTGGAGGGGCCATGGTTTGTAAACATAACCATTGTCTACAGAGCATCGACCCCAAATGTGAACTTTCATTCACCTTAGGTTTAAGCCTGTTCTCTTGCATGGTCTTACATGAGTGATgaatttgattttgttttctttctaggTTTAATCTGTGTTCCTCAGATGCACCACTTAGTTTTACTGGGAGGCCATTTAAATATTATTTGTTTATAATGTTCATGTGATGTCAACAAATTACCGTTTTGTATTAAGCAGCAGTGTTACATGCATGTGTTCTTTTTCAGATACATATATTGTGATGAAATTGATTTGGCTGCAGATACTGTACTGGCCACGCTTTATGCTGCCAAGAAGTATATTGTCCCTCATCTTGCCCGCGCCTGCGTCAACTTTCTAGAGACAAGTCTAAGTGCAAAGAATGCCTGCGTGCTGCTTTCCCAGAGCTGCTTGTTCGAGGAACCTGACCTGACCCAGCGCTGTTGGGAAGTGATTGATGCCCAGGCTGAGCTGGCTTTGAAGTCTGAGGGATTCTGTGACATTGATTTTCAGACACTTGAAAGCATTCTCCGAAGGGAGACTCTGAATGCCAAAGAAATTGTTGTGTTTGAAGCAGCTCTGAACTGGGCTGAAGTGGAGTGTCAGCGACAAGAGCTAACCGCCACTATCGAGAACAAGCGCAAGGTCCTGGGGAAGGCTCTCTACTTGATACGCATCCCTACCATGGCGCTCGACGACTTCGCAAACGGCGCTGCTCAGTCTGGGATCCTGACTCTCAACGAAACCAATGATATCTTCCTCTGGTACACGGCTGCCAAAAAACCAGAGCTGCAGTTTGTCAGCAAGCCCCGGAAGGGCCTCGTTCCTCAGCGCTGCCACCGCTTCCAGTCCTGCGCTTACCGCAGCAACCAGTGGCGCTACAGGGGCCGGTGTGACAGCATCCAGTTTGCTGTTGATAAGAGAGTGTTTATTGCTGGCTTTGGACTGTATGGTTCCAGCTGTGGATCAGCAGAGTACAGTGCCAAGATTGAACTTAAACGGCAAGGAGTTATCTTATGCCAAAACTTGAGTAAATACTTCTCAGATGGTTCCAGTAACACTTTCCCCGTGTGGTTTGAATACCCAGTGCAGATTGAGCCTGACACCTTCTACACAGCAAGCGTGATTCTGGATGGTAATGAACTCAGCTATTTTGGACAGGAGGGAATGACAGAAGTTCAGTGTGGGAAGGTAACAGTTCAGTTTCAGTGCTCCTCGGACAGTACAAATGGCACTGGGGTACAGGGAGGACAAATTCCTGAACTCATATTCTACGCTTGAATGAAAATATGTGGAGACAAAGCATTTTGCTGTGAAGAACCTGTCTGTTTCAGGCCTACTGATGCTTATCTTTTAATCTGCAGATATGTGATAAGTGCAGGTGATATGTAACTAAACGCTGTGGGCAAGTTTCTGGCTTGCTATACTTGTAGCATCGTTGGTGATAAAGTTTAAGTGTGGTATTTAAACTGGAAGCTCTTAGGAGCAAGCAAATTTTAAAGGCTTTGTAAGAGCAGTGCCTCTTTGCTGGTGATGCTGACCCTTTCTTTGATGAACCTGTGAATCACCAGAGGATGTCCTCCTCTTGTATCTCGCTAAACACTGTCTTTCGTtgatctgttttcctttcctgctttcAGATGGTAATCATTTTGGGAGGTTGAGGTTGAAAATGAAGAGCCTTGTTTTACAGTTTTTCTCTTCTGGTTGCTCTTCAGACTTAAGGGATTCCAACAAACTGAGCTGCTTTTGATGGAAGCTGAAAGAAGTGCTTCAGTTGTaaacagaaaaagcagaaaaagtTTAAACGTTCATCTTATCAGATTCTCTGGTGGCCAGCTGTTCGGGAtggctgcaggggaagatggAGAGAAGCAAGCAGCTTTCTCAGGAAGCTATAGAGCATGCTGACTCTGTCCATCATGCATGGACATGTTTACAGTGGGCTTGGCAAGTTACCCTCAGAGTTCATTTTCTAGAAATCCCACCTTAAAGACAAGGAAGTATTTGTACATGTTCAAATTGGATATGCAGCTCTTGACACTCTACTCCCATGACCTAGTTTAAGTCAGTTTGCTGTTTAAGTGGCATTTTTTCCAACCCATGCTGAATAAATGGGAATTAATATAATTCAATGCAGGGTAATTTTTTTTGGTCTATTTtgagtgggttttggttttgtttttatttctaaaCATAGTGGAGGCAGCCAAACAAAAGAATATACCAATCCTGACTTGAACTTTCTTCTGTAAAATGAGATTTCCTCTTTTTGTTGCAACACATCATCAGCAGGAATTTAGACAAAGACAGGAAAGATTCCCAGCTGTGGTCATGTTCTGCGTAGTATCTGTCGTCAGATAataggggagaggaggaagtcTAATGTGCTAATGCTGTATCTCTTGCAACTGCTTATGGTTACGTATCAGTTGGAGGAGTGTGGTGCAGATCTCCTTGTCtgattgttgggttttttggtttgtttttttttaactccttgTCATATGTCTATCATTTTTAGAAAAGAATTACAGATCATGACTCCATTATCCAGTAAGGAAACCAGTGTAAGAAATACATGTGCTGTTTAAACATAAGAAAAGCCTTCACCGCTGCATTGGGACAGTTGCTTTTCAAAGAGACACTACTACCTATTGTAAAGTATCCCATTCTTATTTCATCTCTGAAGTGGGTTCTGTGTGTTTTAATGAAATGAGAGGACCAAATGATTCTTTTGACAGGCTGAAGATTAATGTTATAGTATATCAACACATTATTGTAGCATAACCCTAAATTCACTTGTC
Encoded proteins:
- the BTBD3 gene encoding BTB/POZ domain-containing protein 3 isoform X2 is translated as MAADIFPRKKPANSNTTAVQQYHQQNLNNNNTIPAPNWQGLYPTIRERNAVMFNNDLMADVHFVVGPPGGTQRLPGHKYVLAVGSSVFHAMFYGELAEDKDEIRIPDVEPAAFLAMLKYIYCDEIDLAADTVLATLYAAKKYIVPHLARACVNFLETSLSAKNACVLLSQSCLFEEPDLTQRCWEVIDAQAELALKSEGFCDIDFQTLESILRRETLNAKEIVVFEAALNWAEVECQRQELTATIENKRKVLGKALYLIRIPTMALDDFANGAAQSGILTLNETNDIFLWYTAAKKPELQFVSKPRKGLVPQRCHRFQSCAYRSNQWRYRGRCDSIQFAVDKRVFIAGFGLYGSSCGSAEYSAKIELKRQGVILCQNLSKYFSDGSSNTFPVWFEYPVQIEPDTFYTASVILDGNELSYFGQEGMTEVQCGKVTVQFQCSSDSTNGTGVQGGQIPELIFYA
- the BTBD3 gene encoding BTB/POZ domain-containing protein 3 isoform X1, which gives rise to MVDEKGKNMKCLTFFLMLPETVKNRSKKNSKKGNSSSSSSSKLPPVCYEIITLKTKKKKKMAADIFPRKKPANSNTTAVQQYHQQNLNNNNTIPAPNWQGLYPTIRERNAVMFNNDLMADVHFVVGPPGGTQRLPGHKYVLAVGSSVFHAMFYGELAEDKDEIRIPDVEPAAFLAMLKYIYCDEIDLAADTVLATLYAAKKYIVPHLARACVNFLETSLSAKNACVLLSQSCLFEEPDLTQRCWEVIDAQAELALKSEGFCDIDFQTLESILRRETLNAKEIVVFEAALNWAEVECQRQELTATIENKRKVLGKALYLIRIPTMALDDFANGAAQSGILTLNETNDIFLWYTAAKKPELQFVSKPRKGLVPQRCHRFQSCAYRSNQWRYRGRCDSIQFAVDKRVFIAGFGLYGSSCGSAEYSAKIELKRQGVILCQNLSKYFSDGSSNTFPVWFEYPVQIEPDTFYTASVILDGNELSYFGQEGMTEVQCGKVTVQFQCSSDSTNGTGVQGGQIPELIFYA